The sequence below is a genomic window from Pseudoalteromonas tetraodonis.
ATTTCTGATGCACCCATTTCATAGGCTTTTTTTACCGGAATAGAATCGGCAACGCCACCATCGGTCATTGCGATCCCGTTTATTGTTGGGTAATCCCGATAAGCGATTGGGATGGCGCAAGAGGCTTTTAATTGCTCAACCATTTCATTGCCCGTTGCTTGCAAATAGTGAGCTTTACCTGAATCTATTGCCGTTGCAACAATATAAAAATCGTAAGGAGATTGCGAGAATTCGTCGGTATTCAAGGGGATTTCACGAACTGTTTCTTGCCACAGCCAATCTAAATCAAATAGATGGCCGCCTTTGATAAAACGTGCGAGATTAATAAATTCTGGCCTGCAGGAGTAATCGGTGATCACTTTGTAGTTGCGTGTTGGCTGCTTACATAAATAGGCTGCCACATTTGTAGCACCAGCTGATACTCCAAAATACCGATTAAAGGGTTGATATTCTTGCTCTAAAAACTCATCAAGTACACCTGCAGCAAAAACACCGCGCATTGCACCACCTTCAACGACTAACGTATGATTATTGTTCGTCATGCTCATTTCCATCCTTTGATAATACCCCATGCTAACAAGTGATTTGCGTATGTGCGAGTAACTTTTTATTGCGGATCGCTACTTTTAAATTGCTTTCTGTAAGCGGAAGGTGAAATAGAGAAAGCGGCTAAAAACTGTTGTCGAAAGCTAACACTCGATGAAAACCCAGATTGATTAGCAATTCTATCTATATTGTGGTTACTTGTTTCTAATAGCTGCTGCGCGATGGTTAGACGTTGACTCAGCAGCCATTGTGTAAATGTAGTGCCCATTGCTTTTTTAAAAAGTCGAGAAAAATTACGGCGACTCATACTTGCTTTACTGGCGAGTTCATCGATTGTTAAAGGTTTAGTTAAATTTTTTAGTGCCCAAGTGATAGCCGGCTCTAAACGGTTACTATCGATGTGTCGAGGAATGGGTTTTTCTATGTACTGTACTTGTCCTCCACTGCGGTGAGGCGCCACAACCATGCGTCTGGCCACGCTGTTGGCAATATCTGCGCCGTGATCACGACGTAATAAATGTAGGCAACAATCAATTGCGGCAGCGGCGCCTGCTGAGGTAAAAACATTTCCTTCATCAATGTACAGTACATCGTTATCAAAGTTTACTTTTGGGTATTTTTTTGCGAAGTCGTTAGCCCATACCCAGTGGGTTGATGCTGTTTTGCCATCCAATATACCTGCTTCAGCAAGCACAAAAGCGCCTAAACATAAACCTACCATTCTTGCTCCACGAGCATGTGCACGGCGAAGTGCATTAAGTAAAGCTGTTGAGGCGGGTATATCAGGATCGCACCACGCGGGTACGATGACAGTATCAGCAGTTTCAAGTATTGACAGGTCTTGTTTTATTTCTATGGGAAAGCCAGAAAGTGTTGGCACCAGACCTACCGTTTCTGTACATACTGTGACTTTATATGGACGAGCGCCCACGCGGTCTAAGTCTTCACCAAAAATACTACACGGAATAGATAGGTGAAATAAACTGATATTGTTATAAGCAACAATCGCAACGGTATGTTCACAGAGTAATGTCATTTTGGCCTAATATCATCGACTACCGTCCTTTAGGACACTATTTGCAACCGACTATAAAGTATAAGCTGTCACGGTGCAAACGCAGCAACACGGCTGTCACAGCCGTGATAGCTTATAAACTTAAATTTAACTCGGTATTAAAGGATAAATTATGACGACGACACTTCGTGAACTTAATGGGCTTGACTCAACACCCGCTTCACTTACAAACGCCACACTTATATTTGTTGATTATCAAAATACTTATACACAAGGTGTTATGGAGTTAGAAGGGTGGCAAGATGCTCTTAATAATGCGGCAATTTTACTGGCTGATGCACGTGCTGCTGGTTCTAAAATTATTCATATTATGCATGATGGTGGTGAAGGCTCGCCTTACGATATTAATGCTGAAATAGGCCAAATACACTCAAGTGTCGCGCCAATTGCGGATGAAAAAGTTATCGTTAAAACAGCTCCCGATAGTTTTGTAGGAACAGACTTAGGCGAACAAGTAGATGTAATTGGTAATAATAAATTGATCATTGTTGGGTTTATGACCCACATGTGTGTGACATTTACAGCGCAAGGTGCATTTTTAAGAGGTAACCACGCAACGGTAGTCGCTGACGCGTGCGCTACAAGACCATTACAAACTTCAGTGAGTGATGTGTTGGCATCTGATCTACATAAAAGTGCCTTAGCAACCATTAATGACTTATATGGCGTGGTTATCCCAAGTGCTGATGACTTAAGCTAATAAAGTGTTTTTAATTTATAAATTTAAATGGGCAATTTATTGTTCATTTAAATAGCACAAAGTGGTTATTAATATAATGATATGACTTTCATTGTGAAAAGAGTAATTTATGATTGTTTATTATTCAAAAATACATATTTGATTTCTGCCAGCTTTCTTTGCTTTATATAAAGCAATGTCAGCGCTTTTTATTAGGGTTTCTGTGTGTGTATCTGCATTTGGATAGCTACAAAAGCAACCAAAGCTAAGTGTTATGTAAGGGGCAATAGGAGAGAACTCATGCGTAATATTCAATGCTTTTATTTTTTGCTCAATTAACAAAGCAAATTTATGGCATTGCTCTATATTCGTAGCAGGTAAAATGATTGCGAATTCTTCACCGCCATAGCGAGCTGCTATGTCACCCTCACGCTTACATAAACTTTTTAAAGCACTAGCAACGTGTTTTAACGTTTCATCGCCTTTGTGGTGGCCATAATTGTCGTTATAGCGCTTAAAAAAGTCGATATCACACATAATTAAACTAATTGGTTGGTGCTGTCTTGCAGAGCGTTTAATTTCGCTCTTTAGGGAAGTATCAAAAAATCGGCGGTTGGCAATGTCAGTAAGTGCATCGGTGTTTGCTAACTTATTTAATTTTGTATTAGCGTTAATTAATTGTTCTTGGGCTAACTGCAGCTTTTTTTTATAGTTTATGTTTTTGAGTGCGTTATTAATAATTTCGCCTACGAGCTTGATTCTTATTAAATCTATTTTGCTCCAGTGGCGTTTTGTGTTAACACAGTCACAGCCAATAAAACCAACAAGCTCTTTGTCAAAGCGCAGGCCAACACATAAGACAGACTGAATACTCTGCGCTTCAAACTCTGCTTTTTCTGAATTCGCTTCCGGTGGTAACTGAGCAACATCATTAACTTTAAATAGGTGTGTTAAGTTCATTACATCAAAAAAGTAGGGTAGTTCGGCTTTAGGGACGTTTTGCAACCTATCTTTGTAGGCAGTTATGCCGGTGTTCACCCATTCATGCGTATTGGTTAAAGTTTCACTATCGGTATTAAATTCAAATAAGTAGCTTCTATCTGCTTTACAAACGGTGCCTATGGCTTTGAGTGCAAAGTTAATTTGTTGATCAATATTGTCATTTTGAATATCAATTAGTTTGGTGGATATTTTTGAAATAATATGGTCAAAATTATATTGCTCTGCATGACTATGGTCTTGCTCTAAAGTGATCATAGAAACAGAGTCATCAATGATTGAGTGGTTCACATTTAAAAGCTGAGGCGTGAATTCACACTCTAATAAAACAGCTGTTATAGTAGATGTGAATAATTGCTCAACGGTAACAACCGTATCATCATTAAAGTCGCGAAGCGTAATACTGTTAAAAACATCGCTGCTAAGCGCGTCGTCACTATTTATGTTAAGTAACGTTTTGGCATGTTGGTTTAAGATGTAATTATGTGTTTTATTGTCATAAACAATCACCGCTAAATTAATTAGATTAAAAACCTGCCAAATTGTATTGTTTGAGTCATGGCTCACTGGTTTCTCCGCATTAAAATATGAAAACTACCCATATTTATGAATTAATTATTATTTTTGTATCTGCTTAGTTATTTTTAGTACAGTTTTTTGTATTTTACTAAGTTTTTAGTGCGTTTATTTGGCCTACGTATTACAATTGTGACTGTATATCATTACGTATTTCCCAATTTGCTTTATTTCATAAGCTTACTTTATTTTTAGTGAAGGTCTATTATATTTCATGACAGAAATAACCACACATCACGCTTCTCGTCGCCGTTTGTTAATTGCACTTGCAATTACCTGCTCATTTATGGTGATTCAATTAGTGGGTGCGTATTACGCAAACTCACTTGCAGTACTTGCTGATGCAGGGCATTTGTTTGTTCATAATAGCTCTTTGTTCATTGCTCTCATTGCGTCTAGCTTTGCTATTCATTTAGCTAAAACCTATAACGATGGCCATCAAAAAGCAGAGCTAATAGGGGGGTTGATCAACGGCGTTTTATACCTAGCCATTAGTTCACTTATTTTATATGAGGGCACTGAGCGCTTTATGCATCATAAAGGGGGACATGAGCTGGTTATTAATAGTTACTTAATGTCGGTAATTGCTGCTATTGGTTTTTTATTTCATGGCGCAGCGGCATGGGTGCTTTATAAAGGCCGTAAGGCGAGCATTAATGTGTATGCCGTGTTTTTACACTCGTTTTTTGATTTAATATCAACGGTTTCTACTTTTGCTGCTGGTGTACTTATATACATAACAGGCTGGAATGTAATTGATATTTTATCGAGCATGTTAATTGCGTCTTTTGTCTTGTTTACCGGTATTAAGGTCATTATTAGCTGTCTCAAGGGGTTGCGTTCAAATAAAGCTAAGTTACCTAAAGTGGCCGATATTGAAACAGAAATAACCACCATGGAACATGTTGCAAATGTGCACAATGTCACTGTTGTTCGTAAAAACAAAAAGGTTATTGTTGGTGCTCATGTTGTGCTAAAACAACACTGTACTATAGAAAAACATGATGAAGAGTGCCGCTTAAAGGTAATTAAACTGCTTGCAGATAAATTTAATGTGCGCAACAGCGTATTACAAATAGAAAGCTACGAATGCAAGCACATACACTAATGCGTTAAACCTAAAAGCGACTTAACTAAGTCGCTTTTAGTTTCATATCAAATCAATAATTTTTTCGAAGCACTCCGGGCTCATTAAATCGTTAGCACTCATAGGGCGAGCAAGGTAGTAACCTTGTAGCTGATGACAGCCAATATTTTTTAAAAATTCTAGCTGCTCCCGCGTCTCTACCCCTTCTGCAATACAATATAACTCTAAGTTTTCAGCGAGTGAGTAAATCGTTTTAATAATAGATTCATCCCCTTTATCAATACCAATACTATTAACAAAGCTTTGATCTATTTTTATCACATTAATTGGAAATTGACTCAAATAAGTTAACGATGAATAGCCAGTGCCAAAATCATCAAGAAACAGTTTGAACCCAGCAGTCTGTAAGCTTTTTAGTTGCATAGCTGCTTTGTATTTATCTTCTAATAGCGTGTTTTCTGTAATTTCTAAACGAAGTTGTTGTGGTTTTATCTGTGCTTTTTCTAGTATGGAGCTGAGCTGCTGCGTTATGTTGGCTTTTAAAATATGTTTTGGAGACAAATTTAACGATATGTAAAACAACGGGTTAATGTTCAAAAGTGGAGCAAGCTCAGTAATTGCACGCTGTAATGCTTGCTCAGTTAGCATATCAATTAAGCCAGTCTCTTCAGCAATAGGTATAAATAAAGCGGGAGAAACCGGTTTGCCTTGGTTTTCCCAGCGCATGAGTAATTCAACCCCACTTATTGTTTTATCTAGTGTATTAACAATAGGTTGATAGTGATTAAAAAACAGATTGTCCCTAGCAGCATCTTTTAAGTCGTTTTCAAGAATAAGCTTTTGTTTAATTTGCTCATTCATTTTTTCATTAAAAAACTGAAATCCATTTCTGCCTGCTTGTTTAGCATGCATCATGGCAATATCTGCGTTACGTATGAGGGCATCGGTCGATGTTGCATCGTATGGGTACAATGCAATACCAATACTGGCTGATATATTAATAGCGAAGTCTTCAATAATAACCTTGTTAGCCAGCTCTTTGCTCATTTCGTTGAGAGTGTGTTGTAAAGAGGCCATTGAGGTAACGTTTTCAACTAACACTAAAAATTCATCACCACTTTGGCGGCCAAATGTAGCGTCATCACCTAAGTATTGGCTCACTCGCTCGGTAATATTGCACAATAGTTTGTCACCCACTGCATGGCCAAAAGAGTCATTGACGGGTTTAAATTTATCTAAATCTATAAATATAACAGCGCATTGCGAATCGTCTTTAGCGGCGCTTGTAATGGCATTTTCGATTTTTTGATTCATTAAACTACGATTAGGTAAGCCCGTTAACGCATCGTAATTAGCAAGGTAGCGTAACTCATTTTCAGCGCGTTTCTGCTCTGTTAAATCGGTAATAACAATAACATAATAACTGACTTTATCTTTTTCATTAGCAACGGCTGTGGCACTTAAATGAATAGGGTGTTTTTCAGCTTTTGTGGTCTTTACATAAGCATTTGTTCGCCAGTTTTCTTTTGGTTTAAGTGCTTTTAAAATTGTTGCAAACTCTCTACACTTAGCTTGACCAATGGCATTAATAAATAATTTTGAGGTAACAATCCCCTCTCTGCCTTCATCAGAAAACACATCCATAAAGCTGTTATTGGCTGAAAATGGCACGAGGTCTTCATCTAAAATAAGTAAAAAGTCATTTATTTGACTAAATGCTTCGCCTAATATTTTGGCTTGTTGTTCGTTTGCCAGCTGCTCGGTAATATTAGTAAAAATACCCGACACATAAAGAGGCTCTTTAGTGTCTTCATTATAAATAGTTTGCCCCAAATCATGAAACCATAACCAGTGCCCATCTTTGTGCCGTAAACGATAAGTAGCTTGCCAATGTTTTTGCTTAGTTTGGTTTGTAAAAGTATTCCATTTACTTTGTAGCCTGCGACGCTCATCAGGATGCATAATATTAAAAAAACTACTTATATCGATGCGTTCAGGTAAGTTCTCGTAGCCAAGCTCTGCGCCTCTATCTGTATTTACTGAGTTATCTGCAAAGCTATAGTTCCATACACCGCTTTTATTACTTTTTAGTGCCAGCTCAGTTTGTGTTTTAGAGTGCACAGCGGCGCGGTGAGCTTGTTCAATTGCAATTTTACGGCTTCGGTATTGCCAGAAAAATAAAAACAAAATAACAACAATAGCAATAAAATATAAAGTATATGCAATAGGAGACTGCCAAGGGGCGTAAGCTACACTAAATTTTAACTGTATGGGGTCACTTGTGATCACCCCATTTCGCTGTTGAGTAGACACAGACAAAATATAATCACCAGGTTGTAATTTAGTAAAAAACACCTGGTTAGATTTTAAATCGTTGTAGCTCAAAGACGAAGGGCCTGTAAGCTCAACTTTGTAGTAGGTTTTATTAATATTTTTATAATCAAAATTTGAAAACCGAACCGTTAAGCCCATATCGTCGTGCTTAAGCATTAATGGATCAGTGCTGTATTTTGAAGGGGAGTAATTAAGGGCTTGTGAAAACAAACTAATATTAGTAATTGCTAAGTTATTATTGATTTTTCGCTGTTCATTATCAAATTGCTCTGGGTCAAACATTAGCACGCCGCTACGGTTACCAAACGCTAACTCGTTGTTGTGTAACCTTAATGCTGCTAGTGCTGTAAAGTGATTGTTACTTAAGCCATCTTTTATTGTGTACGTGGTGATGTTAAGCGTATCTAAATTAAGTTGATAAAGACCGTTATCAGTACTTATCCATAAAAAGTCTTTATTATCTGCAATAAGTTTAAAAATAGAGTTAGTATTTAATGAGTTGTGTTTATCAAATACATGCACTTGCTGATATGTTTTAGCGTTTACTGCAATTAAGCCTTCTTGGGTGGTGGCTAACCACAGCAGCCCTCGCTTAGCATCGTAATAATAATTCTCTACTGTATGGTAAAGATTGTTTTTTGCTGTTTTAGATTTAAAAATAGTAATTAAAGTCGCTGTTTCTTCGTTGTATCGATAAAGTGTGTCAGAGGTACTTAACAGTAATTCGCCAGGGAAAGCCTCAGAGGGAGTATGAAACGTATATGCAAGCATAGGCGATACCTGCTCTTTTAGTCCATTAATAACTCGGTTTTCGCCTGTGTTACCATTAAATATATAAAAGTTATCATTGTTAATATAAGCAAAAGTATCGGGTGCAACTTGTGCAATGCCGAACGTATAGTCGGTATTTAACTTGTACTGAGTAATGTATTTGTTTTTTTCAAATGTTGTTGTTTCTTTATTAAAGAGATCGAGCCCGGAAAAAGTTGCTAGCCATAGGTAGTTATCGCCTTTGCCATATGCAGGGAAAATATCACCTATAGCCGATAGGCCATAGACCGCTTTGCTATCTTTAGATTGTAGATATAAGTCACTCTTTTGGGTTTCTAAGTTATACTGAACAAGCCCATCGTCAGTGCCTATCCACAGTAATTTACTATTATCTTGGTAAATAGTGTTTACAATATTATTTTCAGGTAAGGTTATTTTTTTAAACTTTTTTGTTTGTGCTGCCCAAGTAAATATTCCATGTGTTCTAGAACCTAACCAAAGTAAGCCCGACTCATCAAACATAATATCGTTTATCGTGTTCTCTGTTACGTTGTAGTTACTATCTTTGAAGTTTAAAATAGGGCTAATGCTTGTGTTTTTTCTATCGAATTCAAATAACCCACTTTCTGTGGCAATAAACTCACCATACGGTGTGTTTATATAATCCCAAATATTATAGTCACTTATCAAAGTTGTTAATGCTGAAGGGTTTATATTTTTAATTTCATCAAAAGCAATCCGATACATTCCTTCAACCGTACCAATTAACAAACCGAGCTCATCATCTATGGATAAAAATTTAACATTGTTGCTATCATTTGTAACTTCTTGAATGTCGTTAAGTGTTATTTGTTGTAGGTCGTTATTGGCAAAGTTATAAACATATAGCCCCTGATCGGCACCAATATACAATGTGTTTTGGTATAATGATAATGCTCTAATAAACATATTTTCATCGGGCAAAGATGAGATGAGTGTTAGATCTTTTGATGTTTTACCATATCGGTAGATGTGCGAATCAATAGAAAAATAAAAATGCGCCGGTTGTTCAGCAACAGCTTGAACAGGAGAGAACTTTTCTTGATTTTGGTTTAAGTGCCCTGAATATATTAGCTCTGCTTGCAAGGTATTAGGGTTAATCAAATAACTTCCAGCAAGTTGAGTATTAACCAGAATTTGGCCGTCAATTGCTTTATAAATACTATTAATGTAGTTATTTTTTAAACCCAATTCGCTCTCGTAAGGCGTGACTTGGTATCCGTCGAATCGGTATAAACCTTCAGTTGTAGCAATCCATACATAGCCCATGTCATCTTGGAGTGATTTCACTATAAAGCTTTGCGACAATTGTTCGTTGTTAGTGACACGTTGTAATTGTTCTGAATAAGTTTGTGAAGCAAAACTATGCTGCGAGCAAACAAATATAAACATATAAACAATAAAGAAAAACTTACTCAAAAGCACTTACCCTTACAACGAACAAGGTTGATATTAAATGTTGGCGTAATATAACATGAGTTTAATCCAAAAATTACAAAAAGCATTAAATGTAAACTGTTTGTTGTTTTTTTTGTTGTTTTTTACAAGGTTAATCTAGTTATAACGTAAGGACATAGTATGAATTACGCAGGAAATATTAGAGCAGAGCACAGTATACTTTTAGTTATCGACTTACAAAGTAAGTTAGCACCAGCGATTGCTTCGTTTAATGGCACGCTAGATTGTGCTCTGCAGTTAGCAAAAGCAAGTGCTATTCATCAAATTCCTTCAATAATTACAGAACATTATAAAAAAGGACTAGGTGAAAGTGATAAGAAAATAAAATCTGTGTTACCTAATGCTCGCTATTTTGAAAAAATTAACTTTAGTGCCTGTGCACAAGAGGGGTTTTTAGATACTCTTGCGCAATTAAATCGCCCACATATAGTTGTAATTGGCACTGAAGCGCACGTTTGTGTGTTACAAACATGCTTAGATTTATTACAGCAGGGGTATGCGGTCACTGTGGCAGCTGATGCAGTAGCATCAAGAAACACAGAGCACAAAGCTATTGCACTAGAACAGCTTCGTCAAGCCGGTGCTATAGTCTCTTGTGTAGAGACCATCATATTTCAATGGACAACAAAAGCAGGGACGTCTACCTTTAAACAAATACTACCAATTGTTAAGTAGCGCATTAAAAACGGTTTTAAATCAAATAACTTGTACTTTGTTTGATTTGAAATAATAAATAGCTAGCTGTTTTGAGTTTAAATATCAGCTGAACGTGTTTAAATTAGAACACAATTAATTTAAGGTTTTTATGTCTAGTGTAAGTCGGTTATTCACAATTATTTTTAGTCTTTTGTTTATTGAGTCTATAGGTATTGGTCTTTATTTTGGCACCCTGACAGAAGCATTTCTTGTCGGCTTACCGTTATGTTTGCTCCCCATTTGGCTTTTAAAAACCCAACCCGATAGCAAAATGACACCGCATGTTGTTGCGGCTGCAATTATGATGTTTTCATTTTTACATATTCAACAAGCCTATGGCCTTATCGAAGTGCATTTCGAAATATTCATTTTCTTAGCCATGCTAATAATGTTCATAGAGTGGCGAGTGTTTATTACCGCTATTGTGTTTGTAGCTATACACCATTTATCTTTTTACTATTTGCAAACACAAAATACTGGTTTTTACGTATTTGATCCAGACCGACTCGCCTTTTCAACAGTGCTTATTCACGCAGCGTATGCCATTGTGGAAGCGCTTGTAGCTGGTTTTATTGCCGTAACATTAAATCGCGAACGCCGTGCGGGTCTATCGTTAAGTTATGCCACAGAGCAAATAATGCAAGATCCAAATCAAGTTAAGCTTTCTATGCGAGCAGATGACACAACAAGCAAAGCGGTAGTTGGTTTTAATACTTTGCTTGAGTACTTATCAGATGTGATTAAGCAAGTTCAAGTTCAGTCTGACTCTTTAAAAAATAACTCTAAAGAGCTTATTCATGTTCATGATGAGTTAGCCAATAGCGCGCAGCAACGAAACGCGCAAACAGATGATATTGCTAATTCAGGCGCACAAGTTGCGCATGGTTTTAAGTTAGTTGAACAAGAAAGTGATACTTTAAAACAACAAGTTAATAGCATTACTGAATCAGCCAATGTTGCGCTGGAAGAAGTATTACAAACCGACAGAAAAAGCACCGAGCTACTCACCTTGTTAACAAACACTGAAGAGCAGTTAAGCCATTTAGTGGCCGCTGGGGATGTTATTACTAGTTTACTCAATGAAATTTCAGGCATAGCCGACCAAACTAATTTATTAGCCCTTAATGCTGCAATAGAGGCCGCACGAGCGGGTGAGCATGGCCGAGGGTTTGCTGTTGTTGCCGATGAAGTACGCTCGCTTGCAAATAGCAGCCAAGCAACAACAACCAAAATAGCGTCTACGCTTACTGATCTGGTAAATAATAGTCGCACGTCAACTCAGTCGATGAATCAATGTGTGGAATTTGTGGTTGATTTAACAAAAATAAGCGCAACGATGAAAGAGAATATTTCGTCAATGAGTGATCAAATTCAAGCGGTATCTGCCAGCACTAACTCAGTAGCTCAAGTGGTTGCCGAACAGGCTGGAAATACAGAGCAAATAGCAATGAGTACAGATCAAATGCGCCAAAATCAGTATCAAGAGACTAAAATAGTTGAGCAGTTAACGGCTAAAGTGCAGCTGATAGACGTAAGTATTGATGTATTAGAGCAAAGTATTGCAAAATTTAAGTAAGTCTCGTTATTTCACCATTAGCTTAATTTGTATATGGCTTGCTTTTGTTGTGTCGGCACTTGTTTACTTTCAGCTAGGGCAGCTAAAGCCCTTTGATGAGGGTAATATGCTTAAACAACAAAACTGGTTTTCGCAATTTAAAAACCAAGTACTGTGGCAAAACAAAGACAGTGCTCAACTTGTGATTATTACGCAAGAAAATTGCGGCTGTACAATTCAAGCACAGCCTCATTTATCAGCCCTGCAACGCTTTGCTACAAACCAAGGCGTTGAAGTGCAAAATTTTGTATTAAATAATGAGTTAAAGTCAGTGATCCCTGCCACACCTGCCGCCGTTTTAATTGATAAAAATGGTGAGTTTGTTTATGCAGGGCCTTTATCTGAAGGGCTGGCATGCTCTCAAGGTAGTGGCTTTGTGGAAACCGTTATTAGTAATTTACAGGCCGGATTTAACTCATCATTATTAATAGCGGATACAAAAGGCTGCTATTGTGTAAATAACGCCTAAATCATATACCCTTATATAAAAAGCGCTTACAACTAACTTGTATAAAAGTAGGCAAGCGCTTTTTATTGTTTAACGATTAAAGAGTGATTTAAACGTTATTTAATCATTATATAGTCACTAAACCATAAATACCCAACAGTACAAAAACACTGGCTGCTATCGCTCTTACGGTATTTAATGGAATTCTTTTTAGTAACGCCTTACCGGCATAAATAACAGGGACATTGGCAATTAACATGCCTACTGTAGTACCCAGCGTAACCCAAAGTACTGATTGATATTGTGCACCGAGCAACACGGTTGCAATTTGTGTTTTGTCCCCAATTTCAGCAATAAAAAATAAGATTAAGGCCACTAAAAATGCACCATAGCGGTCGTATTTATGGCTCACTTCTTCATCTTTATCTGGAATAAGTAACCACAGCCCTACCACAATAAAGCTTATATTGACTATCCAAGGTAAGTATTCGACGGCAAAGTTCCCGCTTAGCCAATCACCAAACCATGCAGATAAACCATGATTAATAATAGTAGCAACGAGAATGCCTAAAATAAGTGCAATTTTATTTTGAAAGCGAGCAGCTAATAGTAAAGATAAAAGCTGGGTTTTATCGCCTATTTCAGCAAGGGCAACAGTGACGGTAGAGGTTAAAAAAATATCCATTAATATAATCTTCAGGCGGGAATACTAAACCAAGGCAAACAGCTATCTCCCGCCATGAGGATAGTGTCTACCTAGGTCTCGCCGATAACGCTTGCTACAACATTACAAACTTACCATGCACATGAGGTGCAATTATGTTGATAAGTTTACTCATTACTGAGCGGGCTACTCCCCTAAGAGGGCAGCAATTATTCCACAAAGTTTAAAGCAGGTAAATATATGCGGGTAACTTTTAAATTTAAAAGGTGGCTTTGTGGCGTTAGTGCACAAATAAACTTGCTTTTGGCTATCAAGTTAGCTGTAATAATAAACAGAAGGAAGTTGAACAATTTGAAATTATATGCACGTGTAAAGGAATTTAAATATGCAATCAACAGTCGTTAAATCAACAATG
It includes:
- a CDS encoding GlxA family transcriptional regulator; its protein translation is MTLLCEHTVAIVAYNNISLFHLSIPCSIFGEDLDRVGARPYKVTVCTETVGLVPTLSGFPIEIKQDLSILETADTVIVPAWCDPDIPASTALLNALRRAHARGARMVGLCLGAFVLAEAGILDGKTASTHWVWANDFAKKYPKVNFDNDVLYIDEGNVFTSAGAAAAIDCCLHLLRRDHGADIANSVARRMVVAPHRSGGQVQYIEKPIPRHIDSNRLEPAITWALKNLTKPLTIDELASKASMSRRNFSRLFKKAMGTTFTQWLLSQRLTIAQQLLETSNHNIDRIANQSGFSSSVSFRQQFLAAFSISPSAYRKQFKSSDPQ
- a CDS encoding cation diffusion facilitator family transporter, producing MTEITTHHASRRRLLIALAITCSFMVIQLVGAYYANSLAVLADAGHLFVHNSSLFIALIASSFAIHLAKTYNDGHQKAELIGGLINGVLYLAISSLILYEGTERFMHHKGGHELVINSYLMSVIAAIGFLFHGAAAWVLYKGRKASINVYAVFLHSFFDLISTVSTFAAGVLIYITGWNVIDILSSMLIASFVLFTGIKVIISCLKGLRSNKAKLPKVADIETEITTMEHVANVHNVTVVRKNKKVIVGAHVVLKQHCTIEKHDEECRLKVIKLLADKFNVRNSVLQIESYECKHIH
- a CDS encoding sensor domain-containing diguanylate cyclase — translated: MSHDSNNTIWQVFNLINLAVIVYDNKTHNYILNQHAKTLLNINSDDALSSDVFNSITLRDFNDDTVVTVEQLFTSTITAVLLECEFTPQLLNVNHSIIDDSVSMITLEQDHSHAEQYNFDHIISKISTKLIDIQNDNIDQQINFALKAIGTVCKADRSYLFEFNTDSETLTNTHEWVNTGITAYKDRLQNVPKAELPYFFDVMNLTHLFKVNDVAQLPPEANSEKAEFEAQSIQSVLCVGLRFDKELVGFIGCDCVNTKRHWSKIDLIRIKLVGEIINNALKNINYKKKLQLAQEQLINANTKLNKLANTDALTDIANRRFFDTSLKSEIKRSARQHQPISLIMCDIDFFKRYNDNYGHHKGDETLKHVASALKSLCKREGDIAARYGGEEFAIILPATNIEQCHKFALLIEQKIKALNITHEFSPIAPYITLSFGCFCSYPNADTHTETLIKSADIALYKAKKAGRNQICIFE
- a CDS encoding patatin-like phospholipase family protein — translated: MTNNNHTLVVEGGAMRGVFAAGVLDEFLEQEYQPFNRYFGVSAGATNVAAYLCKQPTRNYKVITDYSCRPEFINLARFIKGGHLFDLDWLWQETVREIPLNTDEFSQSPYDFYIVATAIDSGKAHYLQATGNEMVEQLKASCAIPIAYRDYPTINGIAMTDGGVADSIPVKKAYEMGASEITVILSQPLGYRKKDNKVPWLTKQLYKQSPALAEAAIQRSKNYNDSIDFLHNAPSDCKINIIAPPTGFKVGRTTKNRAILNSGYQMGISEAKSYLDNPRFGSNGYER
- a CDS encoding cysteine hydrolase family protein; amino-acid sequence: MTTTLRELNGLDSTPASLTNATLIFVDYQNTYTQGVMELEGWQDALNNAAILLADARAAGSKIIHIMHDGGEGSPYDINAEIGQIHSSVAPIADEKVIVKTAPDSFVGTDLGEQVDVIGNNKLIIVGFMTHMCVTFTAQGAFLRGNHATVVADACATRPLQTSVSDVLASDLHKSALATINDLYGVVIPSADDLS